A stretch of Sphingomonas sp. JUb134 DNA encodes these proteins:
- a CDS encoding M3 family oligoendopeptidase, with product MTDLSRREALATSALAGLAAATPAWAQQPAAPAPGSTTAAWDLTELYPTDAAWDAARVKALADAKALAQWKGRLGESADVLAQALSAQSDVGRTVSRIYTYISLKADEDVRVAANQERRAQATDLWMALGEATAWTSPELIALGRPKIEAFTAQNATLRTRFGMVLKNVLRQAEHTLSPEGEALLASAGAALSGPGETAEQLRSSDMPRPTVQLSTGKSVRLDDQGYSLNRDAPNRADRKQVFDAFWKSYGAFESSLGSAYVAKIKGDIFNARARKYPSSLAAAVSGGNIPEGVYRTLVQETNAGLPQLHRYFELRRRMLKLPDMAYYDIYPPLVSLDRRFTLSDMRTLTLEATKPLGPEYAKLIAQGTAARWMDPFPRTGKRSGAYMNPGAYDVHPYLLLNLGENYEGLSTYAHEWGHAIHSLLSNRAQPYDMADYPIFLAEIASTANEALLVDMMLKRAKTREEKLFYLGQRMESIRGTFFRQAMFAEFELEAHELAEKGEGVSGARFTALYLDLLKRYHGPKVAIDPAYAIEWAYIPHFYSNFYVYQYATSITAAEYFARSVLTGSAAERDRYLTVLKAGGSDYPIDILKRAGLDMTSPEPYRQLVQSFKETLDQAEALLG from the coding sequence ATGACCGATCTCAGCCGCCGCGAAGCCCTCGCCACCTCTGCGCTTGCCGGGCTCGCCGCCGCCACCCCCGCCTGGGCTCAGCAGCCCGCCGCCCCCGCGCCCGGCAGCACCACCGCCGCCTGGGACCTGACCGAGCTCTACCCGACCGATGCCGCCTGGGACGCCGCCCGCGTGAAGGCGCTCGCCGATGCCAAGGCGCTTGCCCAATGGAAGGGCCGGCTCGGCGAAAGCGCCGACGTGCTCGCCCAAGCCCTCTCGGCCCAGTCCGACGTCGGCCGCACCGTGTCGCGCATCTACACCTACATCAGCCTCAAGGCCGACGAGGACGTACGCGTCGCCGCCAACCAGGAACGCCGCGCCCAGGCGACCGACCTGTGGATGGCGCTCGGCGAGGCGACCGCCTGGACCAGCCCGGAGCTGATCGCGCTCGGCCGCCCGAAGATCGAGGCGTTCACCGCCCAGAACGCGACGCTGCGCACCCGCTTCGGCATGGTGCTGAAAAACGTCCTGCGTCAGGCCGAGCACACGCTCAGCCCCGAGGGCGAGGCACTGCTCGCCAGCGCCGGTGCCGCGCTGTCGGGCCCGGGCGAGACCGCCGAGCAGCTGCGCTCTTCCGACATGCCGCGCCCGACCGTCCAGCTTTCGACCGGCAAGTCGGTGCGGCTCGACGACCAGGGCTATTCGCTCAACCGCGACGCGCCCAACCGCGCCGATCGCAAGCAGGTGTTCGACGCCTTCTGGAAGAGCTACGGCGCGTTCGAAAGCTCGCTCGGCTCGGCCTATGTCGCCAAGATCAAGGGCGACATCTTCAACGCCCGCGCGCGCAAATATCCGAGCTCGCTGGCAGCCGCGGTGTCGGGCGGCAACATCCCCGAGGGCGTCTATCGCACGCTGGTGCAGGAGACCAACGCCGGCCTGCCGCAGCTCCACCGCTACTTCGAGCTACGCCGTCGCATGCTCAAGCTTCCGGACATGGCGTACTACGACATCTACCCGCCGCTGGTGTCGCTCGACCGCCGCTTCACCCTGTCGGACATGCGCACGCTGACGCTGGAGGCGACCAAGCCGCTAGGGCCCGAGTACGCCAAGCTGATCGCGCAGGGTACCGCCGCCCGCTGGATGGATCCCTTCCCCCGCACCGGCAAGCGCTCGGGCGCCTATATGAACCCCGGCGCCTATGACGTGCACCCCTATCTGCTGCTCAACCTCGGCGAGAACTACGAGGGGCTGTCGACCTATGCGCACGAATGGGGCCATGCGATCCACTCGCTGCTCTCCAACCGCGCCCAGCCCTATGACATGGCCGACTATCCGATCTTCCTCGCGGAAATCGCCTCGACCGCGAACGAGGCGTTGTTGGTCGACATGATGCTCAAGCGCGCCAAGACCCGCGAGGAGAAGCTCTTCTACCTCGGCCAGCGCATGGAGAGCATCCGCGGCACCTTCTTCCGCCAGGCGATGTTCGCCGAGTTCGAGCTGGAGGCGCACGAGCTGGCCGAAAAGGGCGAGGGTGTCTCCGGCGCGCGCTTCACCGCGCTCTACCTCGACCTGCTCAAGCGCTACCACGGCCCCAAGGTCGCGATCGATCCGGCCTATGCGATCGAGTGGGCGTACATCCCCCACTTCTACTCCAACTTCTACGTCTACCAGTACGCTACCTCGATCACCGCGGCCGAGTATTTCGCCCGCTCGGTGCTCACCGGCAGCGCGGCGGAGCGCGATCGTTACCTGACGGTGCTGAAGGCAGGCGGATCGGACTATCCGATCGATATCCTCAAGCGCGCCGGCCTCGATATGACGAGCCCGGAGCCGTACCGCCAGCTCGTCCAGAGCTTCAAGGAAACGCTCGACCAGGCCGAGGCTCTGCTGGGCTGA
- the groL gene encoding chaperonin GroEL (60 kDa chaperone family; promotes refolding of misfolded polypeptides especially under stressful conditions; forms two stacked rings of heptamers to form a barrel-shaped 14mer; ends can be capped by GroES; misfolded proteins enter the barrel where they are refolded when GroES binds) — protein MAAKEVKFSRDARERILKGVDILADAVKVTLGPKGRNVVIDKSFGAPRITKDGVSVAKEIELKDKFENMGAQMVREVASKTNDVAGDGTTTATVLAQAIVREGMRSVAAGMNPMDLKRGIDLAVGKVVEDVKARSKPVAGTQEVAQVGIISANGDREVGEKIAEAMEKVGKEGVITVEEAKGLEFELDVVEGMQFDRGYLSPYFITNPEKMTVELNDPYILIHEKKLSNLQAMLPILEAVVQSGRPLLIIAEDIEGEALATLVVNKLRGGLKVAAVKAPGFGDRRKAMLEDIAILTKGEVISEDLGIKLESVTLGMLGTAKRVTIDKDNTTIVDGAGEADAIKGRTDAIRQQIEVTTSDYDREKLQERLAKLAGGVAVIKVGGATEVEVKERKDRVDDALHATRAAVEEGIVPGGGTALLYATKALAGLTGANEDQTRGIDIVRRSLTALVRQIAQNAGHDGAVVSGKLLDQDDTSFGFNASTDTYENLVAAGVIDPTKVVRTALQNAASVAGLLITTEATVAELPEDKPAMPAMPGGGMGGMDF, from the coding sequence ATGGCAGCCAAGGAAGTGAAGTTTTCGCGCGACGCGCGTGAGCGCATCCTCAAGGGCGTCGACATCCTGGCCGACGCGGTCAAGGTGACGCTCGGCCCCAAGGGCCGCAACGTCGTGATCGACAAGTCCTTCGGCGCACCGCGCATCACCAAGGACGGTGTCTCGGTCGCCAAGGAAATCGAACTCAAGGACAAGTTCGAGAACATGGGCGCCCAGATGGTGCGCGAAGTGGCCTCGAAGACCAACGACGTCGCCGGTGATGGCACCACCACCGCGACCGTCCTCGCCCAGGCGATCGTTCGCGAAGGCATGCGCTCGGTCGCAGCCGGCATGAACCCGATGGACCTCAAGCGCGGCATCGATCTCGCCGTCGGCAAGGTCGTCGAGGACGTGAAGGCCCGCTCGAAGCCCGTCGCAGGCACGCAGGAAGTGGCCCAGGTCGGCATCATCTCCGCCAACGGCGACCGTGAAGTCGGCGAAAAGATCGCGGAAGCGATGGAGAAGGTCGGCAAGGAAGGCGTGATCACCGTCGAAGAGGCGAAGGGTCTCGAATTCGAGCTCGACGTCGTCGAAGGCATGCAGTTCGACCGCGGCTATCTGTCGCCCTACTTCATCACCAACCCGGAAAAGATGACGGTCGAGCTCAACGACCCGTACATCCTGATCCACGAGAAGAAGCTCTCGAACCTGCAGGCGATGCTCCCGATCCTGGAAGCCGTCGTTCAGTCGGGTCGTCCGCTCCTGATCATCGCCGAGGACATCGAGGGCGAGGCTCTTGCCACGCTCGTGGTGAACAAGCTGCGCGGCGGCCTGAAGGTCGCAGCGGTCAAGGCTCCGGGCTTCGGCGATCGCCGCAAGGCGATGCTCGAGGACATCGCGATCCTGACCAAGGGCGAAGTCATCTCGGAAGACCTGGGCATCAAGCTCGAGTCCGTCACGCTCGGCATGCTCGGCACCGCCAAGCGCGTCACGATCGACAAGGACAACACCACCATCGTCGACGGTGCGGGTGAAGCCGACGCGATCAAGGGCCGCACCGACGCGATCCGCCAGCAGATCGAAGTCACCACCAGCGACTATGACCGTGAGAAGCTCCAGGAGCGTCTCGCCAAGCTCGCCGGCGGCGTGGCCGTGATCAAGGTCGGCGGTGCGACCGAGGTCGAGGTGAAGGAGCGCAAGGACCGCGTCGACGACGCGCTGCACGCGACCCGCGCAGCCGTCGAAGAGGGCATCGTCCCGGGCGGCGGTACGGCGCTGCTGTACGCAACCAAGGCACTCGCCGGCCTGACCGGTGCGAACGAGGACCAGACCCGCGGCATCGACATCGTTCGCCGCTCGCTGACCGCGCTCGTCCGTCAGATCGCGCAGAACGCCGGCCACGACGGTGCGGTCGTCTCGGGCAAGCTGCTCGACCAGGACGACACCTCGTTCGGCTTCAACGCGTCGACCGACACCTATGAGAACCTGGTTGCGGCCGGCGTGATCGACCCGACCAAGGTCGTCCGCACCGCGCTCCAGAACGCGGCGTCGGTCGCGGGTCTGCTCATCACCACGGAAGCAACCGTGGCAGAGCTGCCCGAGGACAAGCCCGCAATGCCGGCAATGCCCGGCGGCGGCATGGGCGGCATGGACTTCTGA
- the groES gene encoding co-chaperone GroES, protein MNFRPLHDRVLVRRVEAEEKTAGGIIIPDTAKEKPQEGEVVAAGNGTKAEDGKVTPLDVKAGDRILFGKWSGTEVKVNGEDLLIMKESDILGIVG, encoded by the coding sequence ATGAACTTTCGTCCGCTGCACGACCGCGTGCTCGTTCGCCGCGTCGAAGCCGAGGAAAAGACCGCCGGCGGGATCATCATCCCCGACACCGCCAAGGAAAAGCCGCAGGAAGGCGAAGTCGTCGCCGCTGGCAACGGCACCAAGGCTGAAGACGGCAAGGTCACCCCGCTCGACGTCAAGGCCGGCGACCGCATCCTCTTCGGCAAGTGGTCGGGCACCGAGGTCAAGGTGAATGGCGAAGACCTGCTGATCATGAAGGAAAGCGACATCCTGGGGATCGTCGGCTGA
- the sppA gene encoding signal peptide peptidase SppA — protein MRLVRGAWKLLVAVKDGLVLLAMLLFFGLLFAALAAKPNPAIKPGALLVALDGTVVEQPSEMDPFATLSGASVAREHRLRDVVHALDKARDDKRVTAVVLDLDRFVGGYPSVVAEVAAAVGRVRASGKPVLAYATGYTDSSYLVAANASEIWVNPMGGAMFTGPGGAQLYYKGLIDKLGINAHVYRVGEFKSAVEPYTRADQSEPARAANQALYGAIFGQWREAVAKARPKAKVADFLTQPDRLVVAAGGDIAKANLAAGLVDRLGDRVAFGKRVAELEGVGIGDKKIAGSFKAIPLRNWVAANPLPQTGDAIGILTIAGEIVDGDSGSGTAGGDTVSKLLLKGLAEKELKALVVRVDSPGGSALASEQMRQAILQAKQKGLPVVVSMGGLAASGGYWVSTPGDVVFAEPNTITGSIGIFGLIPTFENTLAKIGVTTDGVHTTPLTGQPNVMGGTNATFDALVQATIENGYRRFIGLVSQARRMSPERVDQIGQGRVWDGGTARQLGLVDRFGTLSDAVAEAARRAKLDPAKVHAEYLEKEPGALEQFLAAMNAGEEDEDRVGSASTDLVSRLAGERRALLAQALGDARRLVKGGAAMQARCLECAGLGPVVPAREDVRLMDLMLARFGL, from the coding sequence GTGAGACTGGTTCGGGGTGCCTGGAAGTTGCTGGTCGCGGTCAAGGACGGGCTCGTCCTGCTGGCGATGCTGCTGTTCTTCGGCCTGCTGTTCGCGGCGCTGGCCGCCAAGCCCAACCCGGCGATCAAGCCCGGCGCGCTGCTGGTGGCGCTGGACGGCACCGTCGTCGAGCAGCCGAGCGAGATGGACCCGTTCGCGACGCTGAGCGGTGCGAGCGTGGCGCGCGAACACCGGCTGCGCGACGTGGTGCACGCGCTGGACAAGGCGCGCGACGACAAGCGGGTGACGGCGGTGGTGCTGGACCTGGACCGGTTCGTCGGCGGCTATCCCTCCGTGGTGGCGGAGGTCGCCGCCGCGGTCGGTCGCGTGCGGGCAAGCGGCAAGCCGGTGCTCGCCTATGCGACCGGCTACACCGACAGCAGCTATCTGGTGGCAGCGAACGCCAGCGAGATCTGGGTCAACCCGATGGGCGGCGCGATGTTCACCGGGCCGGGCGGGGCGCAGCTCTATTACAAGGGGCTGATCGACAAGCTGGGCATCAACGCCCACGTCTATCGCGTCGGCGAGTTCAAGTCGGCGGTGGAGCCCTATACCCGCGCCGACCAGTCCGAGCCGGCGCGCGCCGCCAACCAGGCGCTCTATGGCGCGATCTTCGGACAGTGGCGCGAGGCCGTGGCAAAGGCCCGTCCCAAGGCGAAGGTCGCCGACTTCCTGACCCAGCCGGACCGGCTGGTGGTCGCGGCCGGCGGCGACATCGCCAAGGCCAATCTGGCGGCGGGGCTGGTCGACCGCCTGGGCGACCGCGTCGCGTTCGGCAAGCGCGTGGCCGAGCTGGAGGGCGTCGGGATCGGCGACAAGAAGATCGCCGGAAGCTTCAAGGCGATCCCGCTCCGGAACTGGGTGGCGGCCAACCCGCTGCCCCAGACGGGCGACGCGATCGGCATCCTGACCATCGCGGGCGAGATCGTCGACGGCGACTCCGGCTCCGGCACCGCCGGCGGCGACACGGTGTCGAAGCTGCTGCTCAAGGGTCTGGCCGAGAAGGAGCTGAAGGCGCTGGTGGTGCGCGTCGATTCGCCCGGCGGCTCTGCGCTCGCGTCCGAGCAGATGCGCCAGGCGATCCTGCAGGCCAAGCAGAAGGGCCTGCCGGTGGTCGTCTCGATGGGCGGCCTGGCCGCCAGCGGCGGCTACTGGGTGTCGACGCCCGGCGACGTGGTGTTCGCCGAGCCGAACACCATCACCGGCTCGATCGGCATCTTCGGGCTGATCCCGACGTTCGAGAACACGCTCGCCAAGATCGGCGTGACGACGGACGGCGTGCACACGACGCCGCTGACCGGCCAGCCCAACGTGATGGGCGGCACCAACGCCACCTTCGACGCGCTGGTGCAGGCGACGATCGAGAACGGCTATCGCCGGTTCATCGGCCTGGTGTCGCAGGCGCGGCGGATGAGCCCGGAGCGGGTCGACCAGATCGGCCAGGGCCGGGTGTGGGACGGCGGCACCGCGCGACAGCTGGGGCTGGTCGACCGGTTCGGCACGCTTTCCGACGCGGTGGCCGAAGCCGCGCGCCGCGCCAAGCTCGACCCGGCCAAGGTCCATGCGGAGTATCTGGAGAAGGAGCCGGGTGCGCTGGAGCAGTTCCTGGCGGCGATGAACGCGGGCGAGGAGGACGAGGATCGCGTCGGATCGGCCTCCACCGACCTGGTCTCGCGTCTGGCGGGCGAGCGGCGTGCGCTGCTGGCGCAGGCGCTGGGCGACGCCCGGCGGCTGGTAAAGGGTGGCGCCGCGATGCAGGCACGCTGCCTGGAGTGCGCCGGATTGGGGCCGGTGGTGCCGGCGCGCGAAGACGTGCGGCTGATGGACCTGATGCTGGCGCGGTTCGGCCTGTGA
- a CDS encoding GNAT family N-acetyltransferase, protein MIAIRAATSDDAEAIAQIYAAYVTGSTISFEEQPPDAAAIAERMAEHDGFYPWLVAAGTDPLGETGPGKILGYAYAGPFRSRAAYRFSVETTIYLAGGAHGQGAGRLLYEALIVTLRAQGFTQAMGVIALPNGPSISLHEAVGFRRAGVIRSIGYKQGQWVDIGLWQCELAHTSMPPAEPRPFRDVGVVRG, encoded by the coding sequence GTGATCGCAATCCGCGCGGCGACTTCCGACGATGCCGAGGCGATCGCGCAGATCTACGCTGCCTATGTGACCGGCAGCACGATCAGCTTCGAGGAGCAGCCGCCCGATGCAGCCGCCATCGCCGAGCGGATGGCGGAGCACGACGGCTTCTATCCGTGGCTGGTCGCGGCCGGCACCGATCCGCTGGGCGAAACCGGCCCGGGCAAGATCCTGGGCTATGCCTATGCCGGGCCGTTCCGGTCGCGCGCCGCCTATCGGTTCTCGGTCGAGACGACGATCTACCTTGCGGGTGGCGCGCACGGGCAGGGCGCGGGGCGGCTGCTCTACGAGGCGCTGATCGTGACGCTGCGTGCGCAGGGCTTCACCCAGGCGATGGGGGTGATCGCGCTGCCGAACGGGCCGTCGATCTCGCTGCACGAGGCGGTGGGGTTCCGCCGCGCCGGCGTGATCCGCTCGATCGGCTACAAGCAGGGTCAGTGGGTCGACATCGGCCTGTGGCAGTGCGAGTTGGCGCACACCAGCATGCCGCCCGCCGAGCCGCGGCCGTTCCGCGATGTCGGCGTCGTGCGGGGCTAG
- a CDS encoding trimeric intracellular cation channel family protein: protein METLSLGPVLQVLNLLGIAVFAATGALAAAQRAQTLVTATFFALITGVGGGTIRDLLIGAPVFWVRDAQTAALCLSVAVLIWITPQRWWRQQALEWLDAAGLAAYAVYGVAKALEFGVPPIPAAIMGVVTACAGGILRDMLAGEPSILMRPELYVTAAALASGLYVVLVSLGLPSFASALCASAAGFLLRAAAIHWKLGLPTYRGRH, encoded by the coding sequence ATGGAAACCCTCTCGCTCGGGCCCGTGCTGCAGGTTCTCAACCTGCTCGGCATCGCGGTCTTCGCCGCCACCGGCGCGCTCGCCGCGGCGCAGCGCGCGCAGACGCTGGTGACCGCCACCTTTTTCGCGCTCATCACCGGCGTCGGCGGCGGGACGATCCGGGATCTGCTGATCGGCGCGCCCGTTTTCTGGGTCCGCGACGCGCAGACCGCGGCGCTGTGCCTGTCGGTGGCGGTGCTGATCTGGATCACCCCGCAACGCTGGTGGCGCCAGCAGGCGCTGGAGTGGCTCGATGCGGCAGGGCTCGCCGCCTATGCGGTCTATGGCGTCGCCAAGGCGCTGGAGTTCGGCGTACCGCCGATCCCGGCCGCGATCATGGGCGTGGTGACGGCTTGCGCAGGCGGCATCCTGCGCGACATGCTGGCAGGCGAGCCGTCGATCCTCATGCGCCCCGAGCTCTACGTCACCGCCGCAGCGCTCGCCTCCGGCCTCTACGTGGTGCTGGTCTCGCTCGGACTGCCGAGCTTCGCCTCGGCGCTCTGCGCCTCCGCCGCCGGCTTCCTGCTTCGCGCCGCCGCCATCCACTGGAAGCTCGGCCTGCCGACCTATCGCGGCCGACACTGA
- a CDS encoding DUF1275 family protein, which translates to MQRLPLSVLLVAVLLAALAGFVDAIAFSAFAGFFASFMSGNTTRLGVAIASGLQAELHTAISLILAFVSGVMGGAIVARAGGVRGREAVMLLVTALLALAALCLGFGPRQLALVLLAGAMGAENAVFSRNGEVQVGLTYMTGTLVRFGQRLADALMGVGPRTGWWRDLLFWGGFLFGTLGGAGAYQLAGDGAVWIAAVLAGLLTLLVGRMPAGE; encoded by the coding sequence ATGCAACGTCTTCCGCTCTCCGTCCTGCTGGTCGCCGTGCTGCTCGCGGCGCTGGCCGGCTTCGTCGACGCCATCGCCTTTTCGGCGTTTGCGGGCTTCTTCGCCTCCTTCATGAGCGGCAACACCACCCGGCTCGGCGTGGCGATCGCATCCGGGCTCCAGGCCGAACTGCATACGGCGATCTCGCTGATCCTGGCGTTCGTCTCCGGCGTGATGGGGGGTGCGATCGTGGCGCGCGCGGGCGGCGTGCGGGGGCGCGAGGCGGTGATGCTGCTGGTGACGGCGCTGCTGGCGCTGGCGGCGCTGTGCCTGGGGTTCGGGCCGCGGCAGCTCGCGCTGGTGCTGCTGGCGGGTGCGATGGGGGCGGAGAATGCCGTGTTCAGCCGCAACGGCGAGGTGCAGGTGGGGCTCACCTACATGACGGGCACGCTGGTGCGCTTCGGCCAGCGGCTGGCGGACGCCCTGATGGGCGTGGGGCCGCGCACCGGCTGGTGGCGCGACCTGCTGTTCTGGGGCGGGTTCCTGTTCGGCACGCTGGGCGGCGCGGGGGCGTACCAGCTGGCAGGCGACGGTGCGGTGTGGATCGCGGCGGTGCTGGCGGGGCTGCTGACGCTGCTGGTGGGGCGGATGCCGGCGGGGGAGTGA
- the lpdA gene encoding dihydrolipoyl dehydrogenase, which produces MAEYDFDVLVIGAGPGGYVAAIRAAQLGLKTACAESRETLGGTCLNVGCIPSKALLNASEKFDEAVSGVLAKHGVKLSGVELDLSVMMADKDKAVSGLTGGIEYLFKKNKVEWVKGLATFQDAHTVQVGDRTVTAKNIVIATGSSVTPLPGVQIDQKVVVDSTGALTLEKVPEHLVVIGGGVIGLELGSVWKRLGAKVTVVEYLDQLLPGMDGEVRKEAAKIFKKQGMDLKLSTKVTGVAVDGGRATVTVEPAVGGAAETLEADAVLVAIGRRPNTEGLGLDKIGLQLNQRGQIETDHDFRTAVDGVWAIGDVIPGPMLAHKAEDEGVAVAENIAGLTGIVNHDVIPGVVYTHPEIAGVGLTEEQAKERGEIKVGKFPMMANSRAKAIDDTAGFVKVIADAKSDRVLGVWIITSVAGTMIAQAAQAMEFGATSEDIAYTCHAHPTHSEAIKEAAMAVQGKPIHM; this is translated from the coding sequence ATGGCTGAATACGACTTCGACGTTCTCGTGATCGGTGCCGGGCCCGGCGGCTATGTCGCCGCGATCCGCGCGGCACAGCTCGGTCTCAAGACCGCCTGCGCGGAAAGCCGCGAGACGCTGGGCGGCACCTGCCTCAACGTCGGCTGCATCCCTTCCAAGGCGCTCCTGAACGCGTCCGAGAAGTTCGACGAAGCGGTCTCGGGCGTCCTCGCCAAGCATGGCGTGAAGCTCTCGGGCGTCGAGCTCGACCTTTCCGTGATGATGGCCGACAAGGACAAGGCCGTGAGCGGCCTCACCGGCGGCATCGAGTATCTGTTCAAGAAGAACAAGGTCGAGTGGGTGAAGGGCCTCGCCACCTTCCAGGACGCGCACACCGTCCAGGTCGGCGACCGCACCGTCACCGCCAAGAACATCGTCATCGCCACCGGCTCGTCGGTGACCCCGCTGCCGGGCGTCCAGATCGACCAGAAGGTCGTCGTCGACTCGACCGGCGCGCTGACCCTCGAGAAGGTCCCCGAGCACCTCGTCGTGATCGGCGGCGGCGTAATCGGCCTGGAGCTCGGCTCGGTGTGGAAGCGCCTGGGCGCCAAGGTGACCGTGGTCGAATATCTCGACCAGCTGCTGCCGGGCATGGACGGCGAAGTCCGCAAGGAAGCCGCCAAGATCTTCAAGAAGCAGGGCATGGACCTGAAGCTCTCGACCAAGGTCACCGGCGTTGCCGTCGACGGCGGCCGCGCGACCGTGACGGTCGAGCCGGCAGTCGGCGGCGCTGCCGAAACCCTGGAAGCGGACGCCGTGCTCGTCGCGATCGGCCGTCGCCCGAACACGGAAGGGCTTGGCCTCGACAAGATCGGGCTTCAGCTGAACCAGCGCGGCCAGATCGAGACCGACCATGATTTCCGCACCGCCGTCGACGGCGTGTGGGCGATTGGCGACGTGATCCCGGGCCCGATGCTCGCGCACAAGGCCGAGGACGAGGGCGTCGCGGTGGCCGAGAACATCGCCGGCCTTACCGGCATCGTAAACCACGACGTCATCCCCGGCGTCGTCTACACCCACCCGGAGATCGCCGGCGTCGGCCTGACCGAAGAGCAGGCCAAGGAACGCGGCGAGATCAAGGTCGGCAAGTTCCCGATGATGGCCAACAGCCGCGCCAAGGCGATCGACGACACCGCCGGCTTCGTGAAGGTGATCGCGGATGCCAAGAGCGACCGCGTGCTGGGCGTGTGGATCATCACCTCGGTCGCCGGCACCATGATCGCTCAGGCGGCGCAGGCGATGGAGTTCGGCGCCACCAGCGAGGACATCGCCTACACCTGCCACGCGCACCCGACGCACTCGGAAGCGATCAAGGAAGCGGCGATGGCCGTGCAGGGCAAGCCGATCCACATGTGA
- the odhB gene encoding 2-oxoglutarate dehydrogenase complex dihydrolipoyllysine-residue succinyltransferase, with the protein MATEVLVPVLGESITEATLGEWLKQPGDPVKADEPIASLETDKVSVEVPSPVAGVMGAHAVQPGDTVSVGAMIATIDAGDGAPAKTAAPEAGSTAAAPAPAAAPQEAGGNVDAAALSPSVRRAILEHGVDPATVKGSGKDGRLTKEDIVAAASNKPAAAPAAAPAAAPAAAPVAAGGERREERVKMTRLRQTIARRLKEAQDTAALLTTFNDVDMTAVMEARTKYKDLFEKKHGVRLGFMGFFVKAACMALKDIPSVNAYIEGDEIVYHDYADISVAVSAPQGLVVPVIRSADQMSVAQVEKTIGDFGKRAKEGTLKMDEMKGGTFTISNGGVFGSLMSTPIINPPQSAVLGLHRIEERPVVRNGQVVVRPMMYLALSYDHRIIDGREAVTFLAALKNAIEDPTRLLIDL; encoded by the coding sequence ATGGCAACCGAAGTCCTTGTTCCCGTACTGGGCGAATCGATCACCGAAGCGACGCTGGGCGAATGGCTCAAGCAGCCGGGCGACCCCGTGAAGGCCGACGAGCCCATCGCCAGCCTTGAGACCGACAAGGTCTCGGTCGAAGTGCCCTCGCCCGTCGCGGGCGTGATGGGCGCGCATGCCGTCCAGCCGGGCGACACCGTCTCGGTCGGCGCGATGATCGCCACCATCGACGCGGGCGACGGCGCCCCGGCGAAGACGGCCGCGCCCGAGGCCGGCAGCACCGCCGCGGCTCCGGCTCCGGCAGCCGCCCCGCAGGAGGCCGGCGGCAACGTCGACGCCGCTGCGCTGTCGCCGTCGGTGCGCCGCGCGATCCTCGAGCATGGCGTCGATCCGGCGACCGTGAAGGGCAGCGGCAAGGACGGTCGCCTGACCAAGGAAGACATCGTCGCCGCCGCGTCGAACAAGCCGGCCGCAGCCCCCGCCGCGGCCCCGGCGGCCGCTCCTGCAGCGGCGCCCGTCGCTGCCGGTGGCGAGCGTCGCGAGGAGCGCGTCAAGATGACGCGCCTGCGCCAGACCATCGCCCGCCGCCTGAAGGAAGCGCAGGACACCGCCGCGCTGCTGACCACCTTCAACGACGTCGACATGACCGCCGTCATGGAGGCGCGGACCAAGTACAAGGACCTGTTCGAAAAGAAGCACGGCGTGCGCCTGGGCTTCATGGGCTTCTTCGTGAAGGCCGCGTGCATGGCCCTGAAGGACATCCCCTCGGTCAACGCCTATATCGAGGGCGATGAGATCGTCTATCACGACTATGCCGACATCTCGGTCGCGGTCTCCGCGCCGCAGGGCCTGGTCGTGCCGGTGATCCGCTCGGCCGACCAGATGTCGGTGGCGCAGGTCGAAAAGACGATCGGCGACTTCGGCAAGCGCGCCAAGGAAGGCACGCTCAAGATGGACGAGATGAAGGGCGGCACCTTCACCATCTCCAACGGCGGCGTGTTCGGCTCGCTGATGTCGACCCCGATCATCAACCCGCCGCAGTCGGCGGTGCTGGGCCTCCACCGCATCGAGGAGCGCCCGGTCGTCCGCAACGGCCAGGTCGTCGTCCGCCCGATGATGTACCTCGCCCTCAGCTACGACCACCGCATCATCGACGGTCGTGAGGCAGTGACCTTCCTCGCCGCGCTCAAGAACGCGATCGAGGACCCGACCCGCCTGCTGATCGACCTGTAA